The segment AAAACTCAGTTCTTTTTTTCATACATTACTTTGTGAATGTGCTGATGGCATGGATCcatcttactgacctcagcagcctttttaaaaagtttttgggctttgtttccaacattgttattttaaattgtggttgAAGCAATGGGAAATTGCTTTGTGCCCTTCCAGCTCCAAGCAGCACTGGGAATATAACCTCtgtcaaaccccaaacccttcagAAGATGCCCTTCCTTCTCACCCTGTGAATGAGCTGCACATTCCCTTTGAAACTGTCAGGGGTTTCTTAAAGACACAAAGTCCCACTTACAGATTTTTCCTCTGGTTTGGGAGTGCAGAAAGGCAATTCTCCATCCATCAGCTCCAGACTGCACTGCCTCAGGGACACGGCCCACTCGCCAGCTTTGGCCCACTTGTGGCACCtctagaggaagaaaaagccaaaaaggAATGAAGAGTGTGACAGATGAAACATCCTTTGGAGATCCAGGCGTTCAGCTGGGACTGTGGAGAGTTTGCGTTCTTGCCAATTGGatgtgtgtccccagctgcaaTCTCTGGGCCTGCAGGAGAGTCTCACTCACCTGCCAAAGCAGAAAGCTCAGGCGCTGTGCTCGGAACAGGCTCGTCTGATGCAAAGCTGTCAGAGCAatgtgagggcagagccagcccagctgtgcccagggctgagcccagcagagccctggcagagcccagagcagcctcagcacccgcagagcccagctgcaaggagagaaaccagaaactgcccgtcagctgaaggttcctgtccccctgtcccagctgcccgtggtgctcaggccgtgctggctgtgcccagagctgcccatcaatGCTgtctttgggagcagggcaggagggcaggacatgtgcccagcctgcagccagccacgGCACATCtagccctcagcagctgcccagagccagaaagcagctggggagctgaATGAAGAATTCGTTGCATCCCCCCCAGCAAAGGGGGAACCTTTGGTGCCCAGCCAGGCCGTGCCATGCCCAgatctgggagcatccccctggctGTGGAACTCACCTGCAAATTGGGTGTGGAGTGTGTCTTTAGAGAAGGTGCCAGAATCCAAGTCCATCTTCTTCAGCTGGCCAGGCCAAGGAAGAGACTGTCATCCTTGAGGCTGTCcttgctgtctccagcagcagccccacctggtacagcttctccaggagctccttctccttccctgggaacagaccaggctgtcagggctctgcccagggccccagccatCCATGAACCAGACAAACAAACCGGGGGgatggtggccaccagtgcttgCCACACCAgatctccagctcagctcccgcCCAAGAGCTGCTTGTTCCCTTCTGCTGacccctgctcagagctacAGGCAGGACAAAACCAGTCTGGTTTGCTTTGCCACTGAGTGCCAAGAGATGTGTGGAGCTGGTACCTGCCAGGCCCCTGGATCCAACTGTGCACATGCATCTCTCCCATCTTCTAGGGCCGAGGAGCACCCTGCACCCAAGGATGGCAGAAAAGCTCTTCTAATGATGGCCTGTCCGAGGGCTGCATGGACAAACACCGCTTAATGACatcttggcactctggggagacaAACCAGAAATCACCAGTCAGTTGGAGAAGTTGCccccctgttcctgtgcccaggccatactgggtgtgcccagagctgggcctaaACTTCCCCACGGATTCTCTgtttggaggagagcaggacatgtgccacctcctcagcagctgccagagcaggatgcccatcagcccgctgctgtctcccagcattggtattccccctgtgcccagagatgaggatccacctTGAGAGAGCCGTGCTGGGAACAAGATGCGCCCCCAGATGATCTCCTGGCCCCTCCTGAACGGGTGCTTCCCCACGACCAGCTGGTACAGCAGGAGGCCCAGGGACCAGATCGTCGCTGCCTCGCCATGGTAGCTTTGGTGCTGGGTCCACTCTGGAGGGCTGTAGGCCAGGGTTCCTGTGGAACACAGACAGAGCTcttcagggggatgctgctgctcccagagcctggccccagcatccccgGGCATgtgggggctgctccagcagcacacgggGTGACCGCTGCTTTCTCACCATCACCTGGGACTTGTGTACAAACTCGGGGctggaaaagaagccactggtgctggaagagggcagcagaaacccTGGGAAAGCCCAACCATgacacacaaaggaaaaacccacccacTGGTGGAGAAAACCCATTCTCCTCTCTGCCTGCGTGGGCCcccaaaaaatgttaataagccaaggcaaacaaggggagtggagcagtccaagcccctcctcccctgcacacCAAACCATCCAGGGCATGGGTTAAGACCCCCCCTCTCCATTACCCCCATGGGGGTTTTTGTCGGGctggctgcaccagcagctccagccccagcccaggccacaGTGGGTACTGAAGgctgtcagcagggctgggagctagCCCCCCTCACACCCCAACCAAATCAACTTGGCTCCAGCAttaatcccatcccagctgcagtaGGGGGAAGCCCCGGTGCTACACCCAGgctgggccatgagatgccCAGGAGCATTCCCTGCGAGGGCTCACCTGCAAACTgggtgtaggctgtgtcttggaggaaggcgccacagccaaagtcaatcagtttcagctgcccgctggccaggttgagcaggatgTTCTCAGGcttgatgtccctgtgcaggaccccgcagctggtgcagtgccgcacggcctccagcacctggcggaacagcccccgcgcctcctcctccggcaGGAACCTCCGCTCCGCCAGGAAACCCGAGAGCTCCTGGCACCGCTCTGGACGCTCCATCACCAGCAAGAAGCTgtcggggagctcaagccactccagcagctgaatgacaccagcacacccacaggacaccttggccagcagcacgatctccaggggcgcgctggtgccgtcgggctgcgggaggagcgcgatgccgtcagtggagctgaggctgtgccagggctctgggactcctcagccagcccgggatgctctgcatgccctgctcagcccacgCCCGCTCTCCCCACAGGGCTCCCGGCAGCTTCCACCATGCCGGGCCCCGGCTCCTcgccgcccggcacggcccggcttctgccgctggccccgctcactcaccagctcgctccagtgcCGGATGCGATCCCGCGGCACGcgtttgatggccacctgcgaGCAAGGGAGAGCAGCGGGCTCAGCTCAACTTCCTTCCAACTGCGCTCCGACATTCTCGTCCTtgtctccctcttccctctccgcccgccgccggccccgccgctcaccggggtgccgtccgagagccgcgtcgccgagcagacgctgccgaatccgccgcgccccagcagggaacccaggcggtagcgctcctgcagggcctcctgcgccttccctgcgggcgggacgcggctgtcagcgctcggcccggggccagcaacggcccccgagtgCCCCTCACCTGCCCCGGGCCGGGCATCCCCACCCGCCCCGGCGgctgcgctgccgagcggcggagctcgggccggggaagccgcagcggaggcggcgggagcggctgcgccgcctgtgtcctccacgggccccgggaggagccggggccggggccggggccgggctcggggtcggggccgggactggaccctgcgtcggggccggggccgggctcgggccaggcggagccaaaagccggcgatgccgccccagccccaggcattgacgcccgcccagcagcgccagcgccagcacggccagagccgggctgaggccaggcggcggcgggacggccgggggcgggcacggggcagccccgcccggggccgggggtgggccgggggcatggcccggcccggcacggggagagggaggcggggagaggagaggagaggagagggacgcCGGGAAATCGACGCGGAGGGAAGGGTGCTCGTCAGCGGGAAAGGgcgagaaagagagaaaaagagaaagaaaaagagtgtTTTAGATTCTCTGCTTGCGCTGCTTttgctgccgccgccgctgctgccgccgctgcaACTGAAGccccggggccgtttgtccgcATGTCCGTTCCCCGCTCGAGCCCCACGAGCCCCACGGGCGAGCCCCGCGCGCCCCAGGACAGCCCCTTAgtctgtccaaacacgggaacttggCAGTGTCgagcccaggtgcagagccctgaCTCCTGCACGCTGGCAGAGGAATCCCCTCAGTcgctgctgtgcattgtccttGCTGTGGGTCAAGCACTGTCGGGGCACATTCCCTTGGTGTAGGATTCCtgcctgacccaagcactgcacttacatCTGCAGTGTTGCTTTCcagtaaaaacaggggaagGAAAACTGTTGTGTGTCTCATGGTATTTTAGAGTGTCTAAAACATGATAAGTCACCGATCTTAGAGGTGAGGTGCATTTGGAATGAATGGGATAGAGAAGTAGTGCAACATGGGAAAGGGCAGACTAGAAATAAATGGAGGAAAACTTCTTGGAATGTTTCTCTCACTTTCATTTCACTTCTGGAAAGCTgtttcagttttccaggaatCTTCTCCTGTCTGCTCTTCTCAAGAACCTTTCATGGAGAACAAGGTGAAGCTTGTGTCCCAAGATTTGccaccagctgcagcttctcctggctttccacactgcactgtgtgtgcagcacgacttttgcagcaaagcaggacaaatgtTTGGAGAACTTTacacatcctttttttttgctggtggGCTGTGGAATTGTGCTACTGGTGAAGTTTTCATTTTAACGGATTGtgctggtttagggcaaattttgggaggaaacctCCAAAAGAGGTCCGTCTAGAAAGCAAGTTCAAGCAGCCCCTCCCCCTACTAGTTCAGGAAAAGACTTCCCTGTTAGAGagcattttgggcagacactGTGGCCTatgtgcacagccctgcaggcaaaaCAATGGACATTCTGTGGATTTAGAAGCATGCTTGCAAACACTCTGTGAACGTGCCTGATAGCAGAAGCACACTGCCCTTGAGCAGCCAGCATGAGAAAGTTTGCCAACTGCATCCAAGAGAAAAGGATGTGAaatgttataaatgagaagcttgacgaggccaatattcaagcagcaatcaatttattaattaatatggtaaagtatgagcaaaacagcgctgggtacagtggggaaaattttccctccaactgcacgcCGATAGTTGGagcttacagatatttataggggtactcataagctttctcagcagtttctgttcccaatttttatgtcacaattctatacactattgtgatttagtttttctcaggatgtatcccagaaaagAGTATCCCCGTATGGTGGGGTCCAGCTtccgaaagaagaaagaagtctcccagctggtgaggtccagattccagatgtgggtccaccttttaattgcaaggactgtaaatctcataacagtgatgTCCAGTTTCCCTTTGTTGAAACTATCAGTCCTTGATAgagttgatgttcatcttcctttctcaagctgcttttcactgttttgttaaggtgttgagataagcatgtttccttttgatatattctaaagctacaGTTCCAAAGAtacttactacaagcaatattctaaaatgatacttcaaaaggttattattgcaaaactcattttagctagaagcagaaagttcctgtcaagcagcaacatccttaaagctttaattcgaatgctcctaaatcaactgaagagttataaaggttaattgcgaacaaaggataggttcaaaggccttcttccatgctttacttcctcagttatttattagaattgtctttgtAACTGTCCCATGatcagtttccacacatatccCAATCACAGGTACACAggttgcctgtatgtacctgacacaaaacatagctttgtatttcacaacataaaaactaggtaagaaaaaacaatgttattattataaatagaaatgaatataataaatatatacgTAGTTAAATAATAACACAAAAAATTTgatacagaataaaataaaataataaattacagCAACATTTTTGCATGCTTtaggatgtcagtcccaggtgggccatgtcagacatggtgaggctggggtgagcagcaggctgtacaaacagggtcagcccaaaaggggcttgttcttctccatgcccagacctcctaaggagacattcagcatcaagatcacttcgggaatgcttctatcacctcttttctgaactgaaaaatagaaaaccacTCATATGATTAAATCCAAACATCATGTGTTTGGTGCACATTGACATCttcctccttaacagaactccaaactgactccaatcactgcacaagccctggagacttaagacaattgaagggagacaaagagctcctgagggctttctgtgttttaatcagccccacggtggatttggggctgggtccaggagcctcaggcactgagggaaggatgaagaagctgctcaaggagtcagcagcaaaactccaagtgccttggagcatggctgggccccactgagggcagggagtgccaaaggctcccaggGATgatgagagcagatccttgaggccaggagtgcagggagcccaaggctctggcagggaactgcaatgctgagcaaggcctgggctggctgggggaagcagaaaggccaagccctgagcccagcctgggccagcagggcctgtccctcacgggtggctcggggctctctgtggggcagggggatgcgaggggcagcaaggacaaatgccataaacctgcagcccctgccagcctggccagggaggccgagggagagccaaagtgcagcccctgccaggaaagttcctgctgtggggcctccagaggcgctgcccgagcccagggcacaaaggcctgggtgcctgtggccctgccagccctgcccagcccttggccatctgtcctgcaggctgtgccccctgtgcgtgctgctcctgtgccctggccggctgcactcgcccctctcgctgtgccccagcatttctcagccagcgtttctgtgccctccctgggctccctgcacccagcgctgccggctcctggcacacagagccggccatggcccagcctcacgctgccacacctcgagcaccacaattctaCCCTgacagggactttgctttctcctcagctccaggctgaaccttccaagctgcactttggggatgtttcctgcaattcccactcccaagcaaagctctgtctcctgctgttcacaaacagagaagggctggtgggagaagtgctggtcagaggctgtttgggcCACAGTCACCATGAAATTATtgagtttttaaatattccatgaaagaaggaagggcatcaataaatcttctaccCTGGACTTTTAAGGGCAGACTTAGGCCGAattgaggatgcagatttggggagtaccaaatcaggaactgattcttttaagggaaacagccTGTAAAAACACagggttccaggaaggatggacacacttcagcaaagaaaccttgatggagcaagagtaggctgtccctttgtgcagaaagatgacccagaggaaGAAATGACTGGCcgggctgggcatggagcttttgcaggaatttaggggttaaaaagagggtgcatcacctttggacatagaggcaggtaaatcaagaaatatttaaggatgttgttaggtcatgcagaaagaaaattagagcgGTAAAAGCTCAGTTAGGAAAACTTGGATtcttctgtgaaggataataaaaatgtttttataagtaCATTAATGGTAAAAAGAGGGCTAAGGGcaacctgcatttcttattgtgGGGGATATGGTTacaaaagatgaggaaaaggcttaggtacttcaccccttctttgtCTCAGTTTTCAACAGTAAGACAGGCCaccctcaggacaagtgttctcctgagctggtagatgggcacagggagctgaacAGCCCCtgcaatccaggaggaagcagctggggacctgctgagccactcaggtgctcacaggtgtccccaggaccagatgggatcctgagctggtagatgggcacagggagctgaacAGCCCCtgcaatccaggaggaagcagctggggacctgctgagccactcaggtgctcacaggtgtccccaggaccagatgggatccatcccaggaggatgaggaagctggtggatgagctccccaagctgctctccatcatttaccatcagtcctggcacaccagggaggtcccagagcactggaggtgccagtgtgagctcatccccaagaagggttggaaggaggatctggggaactccaggcctgtcagcctgacctgggtgcccagcaaggttatggaacagatcaccttgagagccatcacagggtacccacaggatggccgagggatcagagccagccagggtggatttcaatatctgcactgatgatctgcatgaggggactgagtccagcatcagcaaatttgcagatgacaccatctgggtgtgagtgtggatgtgctggacGGTAGGAGGACTCTgcagagggccctggacaggctggatcaagggcccaaatccaaaaatgtgaggtttaacaagtcccagtgccgggtcctgcactttggccacaacaacccctgcagcgctacaggctggggacagagtggctggacagcagccaggcagaaagggacctgcagggactgatggacagcaggctggacatgaggcagcagtgtgccctggtggccaagaaggccaatggctcctggcctggatcaggaatggcgtggccagcaggagcagggcagtgattcttcccctgtgctcagcactggttgggcagcacctcaaGTGCTGTTTGCTGTCCTAGGGCCCCCAATttaagaaggacatggaggggctggagcatgtccagagaagggaaacaaggctggtgaggagTCTGGAAACACAAGTCCTCTGAGGAgcgactgagggagctgggttgtttatcctggagaagaggaggctcagggagacaaggcggtgtcagggcacaggttggacttgatgatctccaaggccttctccagccttgctgattctgggattctctgaaaccactcTTGCAGaagttgcaggatgagccctggatctcctcttcagaagctccagcagcccaggtgcctcagcttctcccagccccaaagcccatcctgtcagtgctgcagagcctctgcagctcctcctcattgcccagaacagggagccccacaggcagacacagcagcccagatgtgcccccctggcctgggctgcctctggcaagggagcagcaccaggcactgcaggagcctgcagacaattcctgcagcacttggaggatgatcctgctgcccaagggacgttcccatggtgccaagtcaggaactgcaatggggagtggggccagagaggaaagggcaaacagggatgggctgtttgcaggggagggaacaggggtgggcAAGAAGAAGAAATTTGTAGCAGGaaagagcaaagaaaacagaggtgatgaaaaggaaatgctgagggcaatttgggggtggctgccaggcagccctggctctgagcaacagcatctgcagtggcacaggaaactcccagctgatgggaacaaagtttctggctgactgcagaggccaggacaaagctgagtggtttccctggtgtcccccagcccttgctggccccaggggctgatggcatttgtgctccctcaggttcatgtccccacagcagcagcatgggggtgctcctgcctgctgtgtgcaatgcaaacaggggctcctgagccagtgctgccgtggctgtgcctgcaaggatgcagcacctgtgtgagctgggggagaggccagggctgcagaggggggatgttgttggcagctccatcaggacgctctgggacgctgccctgggctgtgcagcgccctggggatggatcagcccctgctctgctgctccttcccgtctcccccagggcccttgcagagccccagccatgctgtttgcccccagcctgcccacggccagcctggggctgctcaccctggggcttttctgtgctgagcattggcctggccatgttcttgagagagcctgggcaaggagcctgcagcccccagggcctggcctgaggcgtcagcgctgccccagcagtgcccatggcctgtccctgctgcagccctggcactgccacccccaggactgtgcccggccccaagagcactcaggccctgcagcaacaccagggccaccagggcagcggggcagggccacggcagcagcactggcaacaccaagtgctgctgctgctgctgctgggcacagctgctgtgccagcactgatctgccccagctctgcacacagacattgctgctgcagctccagaggaggcaaaaaaagggcatctctgcagaaaactctgctgggagacgCTTGAGTTCCTTTCAAGCCACCAAGAGATCAGCCCATGATTGACAAAGTGTGTGgtcacagggaaggtggagagaaacaaagtgagaaatcacacagaaaatgacATCTCTTTGAGGACAACATGAGAACACTAAACCAAGGAATAAAAGACCCCACAACCAAACCAAGAAGAAGTATCAAAggtgacttttattacaagtggtTTGCAGAAATTGCCCAAGAGTTTCATGTTCCTGAAATCATCTAGTCATCAGCCTCCTCAcagcagccttgagctcctcgTTCCTCAGGCTATAGATGAGGgagttcagggctggaggcaccaccgagtacagagctgacagggccagatccagggatgtggaggagatggaaggggGCTTCACGTGAGCAAATATACCAGTGCTGATGAACAgtgagaccacagccaggtgagggaggcaggtggaaaaggctttgtgctgtccctgctcagaggggatcctcagcactgccctgaagatctgcacatatgagaaaacaatgaacacaaaacaactaAATAACAGAAAAGCACTACCCATAAGTAGCCCCAGTTCCCTGAGATAGGATTTGGAGCACGACAGCTTGAGGATTgcagggatttcacagaagaactggcctagggaattgccatggcacaggggcagagaaaatgtattggccgtgtgcagcagtgaatagagaaaggcactggcccaggcagctgctgccatgtgggcacaagctctgctgcccaggagggtcccgtagtgcaggggtttgcagatggacacgtagcggtcgtagcacatgagggtcaggagggaaaattctgctgaaatgaaaaagacaaagaaaaagagctgtgcagcacatcctgtgtaggagatgttcctggtgtcccagagggaattgtgcatggctttggggacagtggtgcagatggagcccaggtcgctgagggccaggttgagcaggaagaagaacatgggcgtgtgcaggtggtggccgcaggctacggcgctgatgatgaggccgttgcccaggagggcagccagggagatgcccagcaagaggcagaagtgcaggagctgcagctgccgcgtgtctgccaatgccagcagcaggaagtggctgatggagctgctgttggacatttgctggggctgcacatggggacctgttcatggagaaaggacagtgaagaGTTACAGGGGATACCTGTAACCAAAATCAATGCTATTTCCCATACACCCTTCCCTgtaacacacacagacacccttTTTTGTTCATGAGTCCTGGGGTTTTCTCTTTAAGCTCTCCCATATCTGTCCTGGTATT is part of the Passer domesticus isolate bPasDom1 chromosome 6, bPasDom1.hap1, whole genome shotgun sequence genome and harbors:
- the LOC135302290 gene encoding olfactory receptor 14J1-like; this translates as MSNSSSISHFLLLALADTRQLQLLHFCLLLGISLAALLGNGLIISAVACGHHLHTPMFFFLLNLALSDLGSICTTVPKAMHNSLWDTRNISYTGCAAQLFFFVFFISAEFSLLTLMCYDRYVSICKPLHYGTLLGSRACAHMAAAAWASAFLYSLLHTANTFSLPLCHGNSLGQFFCEIPAILKLSCSKSYLRELGLLMGSAFLLFSCFVFIVFSYVQIFRAVLRIPSEQGQHKAFSTCLPHLAVVSLFISTGIFAHVKPPSISSTSLDLALSALYSVVPPALNSLIYSLRNEELKAAVRRLMTR
- the LOC135302369 gene encoding serine/threonine-protein kinase pim-1-like; the protein is MRTNGKAQEALQERYRLGSLLGRGGFGSVCSATRLSDGTPVAIKRVPRDRIRHWSELPDGTSAPLEIVLLAKVSCGCAGVIQLLEWLELPDSFLLVMERPERCQELSGFLAERRFLPEEEARGLFRQVLEAVRHCTSCGVLHRDIKPENILLNLASGQLKLIDFGCGAFLQDTAYTQFAGTLAYSPPEWTQHQSYHGEAATIWSLGLLLYQLVVGKHPFRRGQEIIWGRILFPARLSQECQDVIKRCLSMQPSDRPSLEELFCHPWVQGAPRP